In the genome of Virgibacillus doumboii, the window GAGAGAAGAAAACATCCCCGACAAAAAAGCGCCATCCAGAAAATGGCGCCTTTCATCATTACCCTTCAAATGTCGAAAATTTCTCGTTAACCGGTTTTCTGCCTTTTTTAATCGGCAATTCGTCAAAATAACCCAGATGGAGAAATCCTGCAATTTTTTCATTCTCGCCCACATTAAGAATTTCTTTTACTTTTGGATCATAGATGTGCGGATTGGTTTTCCAGACAACACCGAGCTGCTGCTCCCAGGCAAGCAGCCAAAAGTTTTGGATCATGCATGCTGTTGCCCCGAAGTTTTCATCCCATTGCTTTTGATTATCGGGGACTTCCATTACAACAACAAGGAAAGCATTTGGCTCATTCAAATATTCCCGGCGATTTTCCTGCCGTTCTTCCGGATAGGTTGCAGCAACTTTTTCTGCAAATGCTTCTTTTCGCTTTGGCCCAACGAAAACAAAGCGCCAAGGCTGCCGGTTTCCATGAGTCGGTGCCCAAACGGCATCTTCCAATAATTCTTTCACTGTCTCTTCCGTTACGGGCTTGTCATTGTAGCCTTTTTTAACAGCCCGGCGTTCACGGATAAGGTTTGCAAGTGCTGTTGATTGTTTTGTCTGTTCCACGTAACAGTCTCCCTTCAAATCCTTTTATGTATATTCGTTTAATTGATAATTATTTTCATTTACATTATAACGAATGGAACATCAAAAATCAAAATAATGTGATGCTCGTCACATTATTAAACAAATTAATAGGATATACTTCAGCTATGTGCTTATTTTTCTCAATACTATCCGGAGGGAGGATTGGCAGGATTGAAGCTAATATCTGTGGACCATGAAATAACGAAGCCTGTATTTTTTACCAGGTTATTCGGCGAAGACAATCGTGAAGTGGTAAATGTGAAATTACAGGAAGGAGAAATCGTAAAAGAACATGATTCCCCGAAGCATGTATTCATTTTTGTGAACAGTGGTGATGTGGAATTTACCGTTTCCGGGGAGAAGCATACGGTTAATGCCGAAACAGTTTTGTACATGGAACCATATGAACGTCATGCGCTAAAAGCTTTAAGTGACGTATCAATTCTCGTTATGAAATGTTAGTCTCAGAGTTATAGCGGGAAAGCAGTTATCTTTACAATGGATAGCTGCTTTAATGTTATACTCGGGAAAAGAAGCTCTAAAGGAGGTTTCCAAATGGATCAGTTTATGGAGCGTGCAGTGGAACTGGCTGCTGAAAATGTTCGTAATGGCGGGGAACCGTTTGGTGCAGTTCTGGTAAAAAATAATAACCTGGTTTCTGAAGGTGTGAACGAATTACATAAGCGTTTTGACATTTCTGCACATGCTGAAATAATGGCGATGCGCAAGGCACAAAAGAAAATGCATACACATGTCCTCGAGGGATATACAATGTATGCGAGCGGTGAGCCCTGTCCAATGTGCATGACAGCAATGTATTTTGCCGGGATTGACAAAATTTATTACTGTGCATCTGTGGAAGATGCTGTTGAAGCAGGTCTCGGAAAGTCAAAAGTAGTTTATGAAGAATTGCAGAAGCCAAAAGAAGACAGGGAAATGCAAATGATTCATATGCCTTTAAAAGAAGGTCAGGAAAATCCAATGGAATTGTGGAAAAAAAAATAACTTGCATTTTAAAAATTATTGGTATATAATTTAAAAAACTTTGAAAATCAAAATGAAATACTTACTTTTTTAAAAACGTTGAAGAGGGAAAGTAAGATATGGTTATTTTTTCTACAGAGAGCTTCGGTAGCTGAAAAGAAGCAAAAAATACGTATCTGAAAAATGGCCTCCGAGTTTCGTGCTGAAACTATCGATCGAGATAGTAGTAGGTTCCGACGAGTTTTGGCACTCGTTATCAATGCCAAAGTATTCAAAGCCACAACAAGGCTTGCGTACTTATTGAGGCTGTGTGTGCAAACATACAGTAAAGTAAGGTGGTACCACGTATATATAACCACGTCCTTACCGAATTTTAAATTCGGCATGGACGTGGTTTTTTGATTTTCAAAAAGAGAATTGGATATTACTGCGCGCGTGATATTCATGAAATCTGTATTAACAAAAAATTAAATGGAGGAATCGAACATGAGTAAAAATTTAGTGCTTCAAACAGACTTTGGATTAAGTGATGGTGCCGTAAGTGCGATGTATGGCGTAGCTTTATCGGTTGCTCCGGGTTTAAGAATCTTTGATTTAACACATGACATTCCCCAATTTAATATTTGGGAAGGTTCTTACCGGCTCTATCAGACCATTTCCTACTGGCCGGAAGAAACCGTATTTGTTTCTGTTGTTGACCCTGGTGTAGGAACCGATCGTTTAAGTGTAGTTGCTAAAACAAAGGAGAACCAATACATTGTTACTCCTGATAACGGCACATTGACACATATTAAACAAAATATTGGAATTACGGCAATTCGGGAGATTGATGAGAAAGTAAATCGTTTGCCTAAATCAGGCGATTCCTATACATTCCACGGCCGTGACGTTTATGCGTACACAGGAG includes:
- a CDS encoding nitroreductase family protein; translated protein: MEQTKQSTALANLIRERRAVKKGYNDKPVTEETVKELLEDAVWAPTHGNRQPWRFVFVGPKRKEAFAEKVAATYPEERQENRREYLNEPNAFLVVVMEVPDNQKQWDENFGATACMIQNFWLLAWEQQLGVVWKTNPHIYDPKVKEILNVGENEKIAGFLHLGYFDELPIKKGRKPVNEKFSTFEG
- a CDS encoding cupin domain-containing protein yields the protein MKLISVDHEITKPVFFTRLFGEDNREVVNVKLQEGEIVKEHDSPKHVFIFVNSGDVEFTVSGEKHTVNAETVLYMEPYERHALKALSDVSILVMKC
- a CDS encoding nucleoside deaminase, yielding MDQFMERAVELAAENVRNGGEPFGAVLVKNNNLVSEGVNELHKRFDISAHAEIMAMRKAQKKMHTHVLEGYTMYASGEPCPMCMTAMYFAGIDKIYYCASVEDAVEAGLGKSKVVYEELQKPKEDREMQMIHMPLKEGQENPMELWKKK